One genomic region from Falco rusticolus isolate bFalRus1 chromosome 19, bFalRus1.pri, whole genome shotgun sequence encodes:
- the LOC119140195 gene encoding LOW QUALITY PROTEIN: probable ADP-ribosylation factor At2g15310 (The sequence of the model RefSeq protein was modified relative to this genomic sequence to represent the inferred CDS: inserted 3 bases in 2 codons) yields MGNIFGNLLKSLIGKKEMRILMVGDAAGKTTILYKLKLGDXVTTIPTIGVQRETVEYKNISFTVWDXGGQDKIRPLWRHYFQNTQGLIFVVDSNDRERVNEAREELMRMLAEDELRDAVLLVFANKQWDLPNAMNAAEITDKLGLHSLRHRNWYIQATCATSGDGLYEGLDWLANQLKNKNERVAPGPPPRTPGPPPRAVPGPPPGRPLPAPVGFCFLLAPVAVGFFRLFLGSPRFPLGSRVCVRGNIALYNVWGGRGQGPGEWVGGWGPPWRCPAWGGRAGHPIPVHVPAPLAFLWTKCGGSGAAGGIWDHTPPPPPSQHSLPSPHIPPPPHPPGPTRPRSPPYHFEQCPGPQPPARLPHLSATGAGMWVHRWGRRADAVVRELHQGLCRHRHRRGHHHPPQG; encoded by the exons ATGGGCAACATCTTCGGGAACCTGCTGAAGAGCCTGATCGGGAAGAAGGAGATGCGGATCCTGATGGTGGGGGACGCCGCCGGGAAGACCACCATCCTCTACAAACTGAAGCTGGGAGA CGTCACCACCATCCCCACCATAGGT GTTCAACGTGAGACGGTGGAGTACAAGAACATCAGCTTCACCGTGTGGG GTGGTGGGCAGGACAAGATCCGGCCCCTCTGGCGGCATTACTTCCAAAACACCCAGG GCCTGATCTTCGTGGTGGACAGCAACGACCGGGAGAGGGTGAACGAGGCGCGGGAGGAGCTCATGCGGATGCTGGCGGAAGATGAGCTGCGGGACGCCGTCCTCCTCGTCTTTGCCAACAAGCAGTGG GACCTGCCCAACGCCATGAACGCGGCGGAGATCACGGACAAGCTGGGGCTCCACTCCCTGCGCCACCGCAACTGGTACATCCAGGCCACCTGTGCCACCAGCGGCGACGGCCTCTACGAGGGGCTCGACTGGCTCGCCAACCAGCTCAAGAACAAGAATGAGCGGGTGGCTCCCGGCCCCCCTCCCCGTacccccggcccgcccccccgggccgTGCCAGgtcccccccccggccgccccctccccgccccggttggattttgctttcttctggcACCGgttgctgtggggttttttcgCCTTTTTTTGGGGTCTCCTCGGTTCCCCCTCGGATCTCGTGTGTGCGTGCGTGGAAATATAGCTCTATATAATGtatggggggggcgggggcagggccCCGGGGAGTGggttgggggctgggggccaccTTggcgctgccctgcctgggggggcCGTGCTGGGCACCCCATCCCTGTGCATGTCCCCGCACCCCTCGCCTTCCTCTGGACCAAATgtgggggcagcggggccgcaGGGGGCATTTGGGACcatacaccccccccccccccttcccagcacTCCCTCCCATCCCCGCAtatcccacccccaccccaccccccgggGCCCACACGTCCCCGGTCCCCCCCGTATCACTTCGAGCAG TGCCCCGGCCCCCAGCCGCCAGCCCGGCTTCCCCACCTCTCGGCAACCGGGGCTGGTATGTGGGTGCACCGGTGGGGCCGGCGTGCCGATGCCGTCGTCCGGGAGCTGCACCAGGGCCTGTGCCGACATCGCCATCGACGTGGCCACCACCACCCTCCACAGGGCTAG
- the LOC119139936 gene encoding LOW QUALITY PROTEIN: peptidyl-prolyl cis-trans isomerase FKBP11-like (The sequence of the model RefSeq protein was modified relative to this genomic sequence to represent the inferred CDS: inserted 4 bases in 2 codons), with translation MPSPATLLLLALLLPSPPARATESETETXCPGLRLETLVPPPEGCTELSAPXDTVHIHYTGSLEDGRIIDTSLSRDPLQVELGKRQVIPGLEQSLLDMCVGEKRRAIIPPHLAYGKRGSPPTIPGDAVLRFEVELVGLYRASYWQKVLNEVLPLLCLGLVPALLGLIGYHLYRKASSPKLSKKKLKEEKRNKAKKK, from the exons ATGCCGTCCCCcgccacgctgctgctgctggcgctgctgctgccgtcgccgcccgcccgcgccaCCGAGAGCGAAACCGAAAC GTGCCCGGGGCTGCGGTTGGAGACGCTC GTGCCCCCCCCCGAGGGCTGTACGGAGCTGTCGGCGCC GGACACGGTGCACATCCACTACAC g GGCAGTCTGGAGGATGGCCGCATCATCGACACCTCGCTGAGCCGGGACCCGCTCCAGGTGGAGCTGGGCAAGCGCCAAGTCATCCCCG gcctggagcagagcctgctggaCATGTGTGTGGG GGAGAAGCGGAGGGCCATCATCCCCCCTCACCTGGCCTACGGCAAACGGGGCTCCCCTCCCACCATCCCAG GCGACGCGGTGCTGCGGTTCGAGGTAGAGCTGGTCGGGTTATACCGGGCCAGTTACTGGCAGAAGGTGCTGAACGAGGTGCTGCcgctgctgtgcctggggctggtgccGGCGCTGCTGGGGCTCATTGGGTACCACCTCTACCGCAAGGCCAGCAGCCCCAAGCTCTccaagaaaaagctgaaggaggagaagaggaacaaagccaaaaaaaaataa
- the LOC119140196 gene encoding dynein regulatory complex subunit 2-like, with protein sequence MPGKRGPQGAAPIAAEDAILLLQSQALAEEEAAKKKGKMLTRFLKDKLAKEEHSSTLNLRKLNTQWRAVLREAKAKELHQDIEILSQTFTRVMDCKDSVIESLAKDLEEAEEQHAHALRGHLHNIDCLLELQRCRLMCLEEGYNAQLEALKMEFEAERRTILEQHEQENCHLRDVALAVEQNHAKNTHEALLNFQSARDDIKNKSLQEKQYSRVQLGGRLEVLWEQFQKAMQSYTEATKHQKIAFEALKQKDEKNSREIEMQAKKLQKLQDLVTATKSRIAAHLRESEEQNRRMREEKERVLGQLQELRRELSRARAKAHSSLARLAVQSGTALKVLARVVRKAERILRLAEMCRRLETEEEKVLPFYSSSLAEGEQRDTRQILEETPAEPLAQAMRDYVGLERFWQRFNKVKLEEKALEREQVVLSQKNQHLRELLRQYLAGISASEEVLGEPNPFLAVECKSCIPRDLPHPEGGCAQGHQGAAPPDSPSGGDPGWDPIHGSASTS encoded by the exons ATGCCAGGGAAGCGCGGCCCGCAGGGGGCAGCCCCCATAGCGGCAGAGGATGCtatcctgctgctgcagagccaagcGCTGGCTGAGGAGGAGGCGGCCaagaagaaggggaagatgCTCACCCGATTCCTGAAG gacaAGCTGGCCAAGgaggagcacagcagcaccctGAACCTCCGCAAGCTCAACACACAGTGGCGGGCGGTGCTGCGGGAGGCCAAGGCCAAAGAGCTGCACCAGGACATTGAGATACTCAGCCAGACCTTCACACGGGTGATGGACTGCAAGGACAGCGTCATCGAG TCCCTGGCCAAAGacctggaggaggcagaggagcagcacgCCCATGCCCTGCGCGGCCACCTGCACAACATTGACTGCCTGCTGGAGCTCCAGCGCTGCCGCCTGATGTGCCTGGAGGAGGGGTACAATGCCCAGCTGGAGGCCCTGAAGATGGAGTTTGAGGCGGAGAG GAGGACCATCCTTGAGCAGCACGAGCAAGAAAACTGCCACCTGCGGGATGTGGCGCTGGCTGTGGAGCAGAATCACGCCAAGAACACCCACGAGGCCCTGCTGAATTTCCAGAGCGCCCGAGATGACATCAAAAACAAG AGCCTGCAGGAGAAGCAATACAGCCGCGTGCAGCTGGGTGGGAGGTTGGAGGTGCTCTGGGAGCAGTTCCAGAAGGCCATGCAGAGCTACACGGAGGCCACCAAGCACCAGAAGATTGCTTTTGAGGCGCTGAAGCAGAAGGATGAGAAGAACTCCAGGGAGATAGAGATGCAGGCAAAGAAGCTGCAAAAGCTCCAG GACTTGGTCACAGCCACCAAAAGCCGGATCGCGGCTCATCTCCGGGAGAGTGAGGAGCAGAACCGGCGCATgcgggaggagaaggaaagggtcCTCGGGCAGCTCCAGGAGCTCCGGAGGGAGCTGAGCCGGGCCAGGGCTAAGGCACACAGTAGCCTGGCCAGGCTCGCCGTGCAGAGCGGCACTGCCCTGAAGGTGCTGGCGCGGGTGGTGAGGAAG gctgagcgCATCCTTCGGCTGGCTGAGATGTGCCGCAGGCTGGAGACggaggaggagaaggtgctGCCGTTCTACTCGTCCTCGCTGGCGGAGGGGGAGCAGCGGGACACCCGGCAAATCCTGGAGGAGACGCCCGCAGAACCCCTGGCTCAG GCCATGCGGGACTACGTGGGGCTGGAGCGCTTCTGGCAGCGGTTCAACAAGGtgaagctggaggagaaggcGCTGGAACGGGAGCAGGTGGTGCTGAGCCAGAAGAACCAACATCTGCGGGAGCTGCTCCGGCAGTACCTGGCAGGGATCTCTGCCAGCGAGGAGGTGCTGGGTGAGCCCAACCCCTTCCTCGCCGTTGAGTGCAAGAGCTGCATCCCCAGGGACTTGCCCCATCCAGAGGGGGGCTGTGCACAAGGTCATCAGGGTGCTGCACCCCCCGACAGCCCCTCGGGAGGGGATCCCGGCTGGGACCCCATCCACGGCTCCGCCAGCACCAGCTGA
- the LOC119139929 gene encoding rho-related GTP-binding protein Rho6 has product MRERRPVPAAPARCKLVLVGDVQCGKTAMLQVLAKDCYPETYVPTVFENYTACLASEEQRVELSLWDTSGSPYYDNVRPLCYSDSDAVLLCFDISRPETLDSASKKWKTEILDYCPNTRVLLIGCKTDLRTDLSTLMELSHQKQAPISYEQGCAVARQLGAESYLECSAFTSEKSVHSIFRTVSGICLSKAPPQPPKSPPRSLSKRLLHLPSRSELISSAFKKEKAKSCSVM; this is encoded by the exons ATGCGGGAGCGGAGGCCGGTACCGGCGGCTCCGGCCCGCTGcaagctggtgctggtgggcgACGTGCAGTGCGGCAAGACGGccatgctgcaggtgctggcCAAGGACTGCTACCCCGAG ACGTACGTGCCCACCGTGTTTGAGAACTACACGGCGTGTTTGGCCAGCGAGGAGCAGCGGGTGGAGCTCAGCCTCTGGGACACCTCCG gctctCCCTACTACGACAACGTGCGTCCCCTCTGCTACAGCGACTCGGATGCTGTCCTGCTCTGCTTCGACATCAGCCGCCCCGAGACCCTGGACAGTGCGTCCAAGAAG TGGAAGACGGAGATCCTGGACTATTGCCCCAACACGCGGGTGCTGCTCATCGGTTGCAAGACAGACCTGCGGACGGACCTGAGCACCCTGATGGAGCTCTCCCACCAGAAGCAGGCACCCATTTCCTATGAGCAg GGCTGTGCGGtggccaggcagctgggagcagagagctACCTGGAGTGTTCGGCCTTCACCTCGGAGAAGAGCGTCCATAGCATCTTCCGGACCGTGTCCGGCATCTGCCTCAGCAaagcccccccgcagccccccaaAAGCCCCCCCCGCAGCCTCTCCAAGAGACTCCTGCACCTGCCCAGCCGCTCTGAGCTCATCTCCTCCgccttcaagaaggaaaaagcaaaaagctgctCAGTCATGTGA
- the LOC119139914 gene encoding probable ATP-dependent RNA helicase DDX23 isoform X2, translated as MAGELADKKDRDASPAKEERKRSRSPDRDRDRDRERDRDRKGSPSKDRKRHRSRDRRRGSRSRSRSRSKSTERDRRHKERDRDRSKKDRDREKDGHRRDKDRKRSSLSPSRGKDSKSRKERDSRKAEEEEENALKKEKAQPLSLEELLAKKKAEEEAEAKPKFLSKAEREAEALRRRQQEVEERQRLLEEERKKRKQFQEMGRKMLDPQERERRERRERMERETNGTEDEEGRQKIREEKDKSKELHAIKERYLGGVKKRRRTRHLNDRKFVFEWDASEDTSIDYNPLYKERHQVQLLGRGFIAGIDLKQQKREQSRFYGDLMEKRRTLEEKEQEEARLRKLRKKEAKQRWDDRHWSQKKLDEMTDRDWRIFREDYSITTKGGKIPNPIRSWKDSSLPPHILEVIDKCGYKEPTPIQRQAIPIGLQNRDIIGVAETGSGKTAAFLIPLLVWITTLPKIDRIEESDQGPYAIILAPTRELAQQIEEETIKFGKPLGIRTVAVIGGISREDQGFRLRMGCEIVIATPGRLIDVLENRYLVLSRCTYVVLDEADRMIDMGFEPDVQKILEHMPVTNQKPDTDEAEDPEKMLANFESGKHKYRQTVMFTATMPPAVERLARSYLRRPAVVYIGSAGKPHERVEQKVFLMSESEKRKKLLAILEQGFDPPIIIFVNQKKGCDVLAKSLEKMGYNACTLHGGKGQEQREFALSNLKAGAKDILVATDVAGRGIDIHDVSMVVNYDMAKNIEDYIHRIGRTGRAGKSGVAITFLTKEDSTVFYDLKQAILESPVSSCPPELANHPDAQHKPGTILTKKRREETIFA; from the exons ATGGCCGGAGAACTAGCAGATAAGAAGGACCGGGACGCATCCCCTGCCAAGGAGGAGAGGAAACGCTCACGATCCCCAGACAGAGACCGGGATCGGGACCGGGAACGGGACCGGGACCGCAAGGGTTCCCCCTCCAAGGACAGGAAGCGGCACCGGTCCCGGGATAGAAGACGAGGCAGCCGGTCACGATCCCGGTCCCGGTCCAAGTCGACAGAGAG GGATCGCCGGCACAAAGAACGTGATCGGGACCGGAGCAAGAAGGACCGGGACCGAGAGAAAGATGGGCACCGGCGGGATAAGGACAGGAAGCGGTCAAG CTTGTCCCCGAGCAGGGGCAAAGACTCGAAGTCCCGGAAGGAGCGGGACTCACGGAAagcggaggaggaggaggagaatgccctgaagaaggagaag GCCCAGCCGCTGTccttggaggagctgctggctaAGAAGAAGGCTGAAGAGGAGGCAGAAGCCAAG CCCAAGTTCCTGTCCAAGGCGGAGCGGGAGGCCGAGGCCTtgcggcggcggcagcaggaggtggaggagcgTCAgcggctgctggaggaggagaggaagaagaggaagcagTTCCAGGAGATGGGGAGGAAGATGCTTG ACCCCCAGGAGCGTGAGCGCAGGGAGCGCCGGGAGCGAATGGAGCGGGAGACCAACGGCACAGAGGACGAGGAGGGCAGGCAGAAGATCCGGGAGGAGAAAGACAAGAGCAAAGAGCTCCATGCCATCAAG GAGCGTTACCTGGGAGGAGTGAAGAAGCGGAGACGTACGCGGCACCTGAACGACCGCAAGTTCGTCTTCGAGTGGGATGCGTCGGAAGACACCTCCATTGACTACAACCCCCT GTACAAGGAGCGACACCAAGTGCAGCTGCTGGGCCGGGGCTTCATCGCAGGGATTGACCTGAAGCAGCAGAAACGGGAACAGTCGCGCTTCTATGGGGACTTGATGGAGAAGAGGCGGAcgctggaggagaaggagcaggagga gGCTCGGCTGCGGAAGCTGCGGAAGAAGGAGGCCAAGCAGCGCTGGGACGACCGGCACTGGTCCCAGAAAAAACTCGATGAGATGACAGACAGGGACTGGCGCATATTCCGCGAGGACTACAGCATCACCACCAAGGGGGGCAAGATCCCCAACCCCATCCGCTCCTGGAAGGactcctccctgcccccccacaTCCTGGAGGTCATCGATAAGTGTGGCTACAAG GAGCCCACCCCCATCCAGCGCCAGGCGATCCCCATCGGCCTGCAGAACCGTGACATCATCGGCGTGGCCGAGACCGGTAGCGGTAAAACGGCGGCTTTCCTCATCCCGCTGCTGGTGTGGATCACCACCCTGCCCAAGATCGATCg GATTGAAGAATCGGACCAGGGTCCCTACGCCATCATCCTGGCCCCCACCCGTGAGCTGGCCCAGCAGATTGAGGAGGAAACCATCAAATTCGGGAAGCCTCTGGGCATCCGCACGGTGGCCGTGATCGGAGGCATCTCCCGCGAGGACCAAGGCTTCCGCCTTCGCATGGGCTGCGAG ATCGTCATTGCCACACCAGGCCGTCTCATCGACGTGCTGGAGAACCGGTACCTAGTGCTGAGCCGCTGCACCTACGTAGTGCTGGATGAGGCAGATCGCATGATCGACATGGGCTTTGAGCCTGATGTGCAGAAGATCCTGGAGCACATGCCCGTCACCAACCAAAAACCCGACACCGACGAGGCTGAGGACCCCGAGAAGATGTTGGCCAACTTCGAGTCGGGGAAGCACAAGTACAGAcag ACCGTCATGTTCACGGCCACCATGCCGCCAGCGGTGGAGCGCCTGGCCCGCAGCTACCTCCGTCGTCCGGCCGTGGTCTACATCGGCTCCGCCGGCAAACCCCATGAGCGGGTGGAGCAGAAGGTCTTCCTCATGTCGGAGTCGGAGAAGAG GAAGAAGCTGTTGGCCATCCTGGAACAGGGCTTCGACCCACCCATCATCATCTTCGTCAACCAGAAGAAGGGCTGCGACGTGCTGGCAAAGTCCCTGGAGAAGATGGGG TACAACGCCTGCACCCTGCACGGTGGCAAAGGCCAGGAGCAGCGGGAGTTCGCCCTCTCCAACCTGAAGGCCGGAGCCAAGGACATCCTGGTGGCCACCGACGTGGCAGGACGCGGCATCGACATCCACGACGTCTCCATGGTCGTCAACTACGACATGGCCAAGAACATCGAGG ATTACATCCACCGCATCGGGCGGACGGGCCGAGCGGGGAAGAGCGGCGTAGCCATCACCTTCCTCACCAAGGAGGATTCCACCGTTTTCTACGACCTGAAGCAAGCCATCCTGGAGAGCCCGGTCTCATCCTGCCCACCCGAGCTGGCCAACCACCCCGACGCTCAGCACAAACCCGGCACCATCCTCACCAAGAAGCGGCGGGAGGAAACCATCTTCGCCTGA
- the LOC119139914 gene encoding probable ATP-dependent RNA helicase DDX23 isoform X1 — protein sequence MAGELADKKDRDASPAKEERKRSRSPDRDRDRDRERDRDRKGSPSKDRKRHRSRDRRRGSRSRSRSRSKSTERDRRHKERDRDRSKKDRDREKDGHRRDKDRKRSSLSPSRGKDSKSRKERDSRKAEEEEENALKKEKAQPLSLEELLAKKKAEEEAEAKPKFLSKAEREAEALRRRQQEVEERQRLLEEERKKRKQFQEMGRKMLEDPQERERRERRERMERETNGTEDEEGRQKIREEKDKSKELHAIKERYLGGVKKRRRTRHLNDRKFVFEWDASEDTSIDYNPLYKERHQVQLLGRGFIAGIDLKQQKREQSRFYGDLMEKRRTLEEKEQEEARLRKLRKKEAKQRWDDRHWSQKKLDEMTDRDWRIFREDYSITTKGGKIPNPIRSWKDSSLPPHILEVIDKCGYKEPTPIQRQAIPIGLQNRDIIGVAETGSGKTAAFLIPLLVWITTLPKIDRIEESDQGPYAIILAPTRELAQQIEEETIKFGKPLGIRTVAVIGGISREDQGFRLRMGCEIVIATPGRLIDVLENRYLVLSRCTYVVLDEADRMIDMGFEPDVQKILEHMPVTNQKPDTDEAEDPEKMLANFESGKHKYRQTVMFTATMPPAVERLARSYLRRPAVVYIGSAGKPHERVEQKVFLMSESEKRKKLLAILEQGFDPPIIIFVNQKKGCDVLAKSLEKMGYNACTLHGGKGQEQREFALSNLKAGAKDILVATDVAGRGIDIHDVSMVVNYDMAKNIEDYIHRIGRTGRAGKSGVAITFLTKEDSTVFYDLKQAILESPVSSCPPELANHPDAQHKPGTILTKKRREETIFA from the exons ATGGCCGGAGAACTAGCAGATAAGAAGGACCGGGACGCATCCCCTGCCAAGGAGGAGAGGAAACGCTCACGATCCCCAGACAGAGACCGGGATCGGGACCGGGAACGGGACCGGGACCGCAAGGGTTCCCCCTCCAAGGACAGGAAGCGGCACCGGTCCCGGGATAGAAGACGAGGCAGCCGGTCACGATCCCGGTCCCGGTCCAAGTCGACAGAGAG GGATCGCCGGCACAAAGAACGTGATCGGGACCGGAGCAAGAAGGACCGGGACCGAGAGAAAGATGGGCACCGGCGGGATAAGGACAGGAAGCGGTCAAG CTTGTCCCCGAGCAGGGGCAAAGACTCGAAGTCCCGGAAGGAGCGGGACTCACGGAAagcggaggaggaggaggagaatgccctgaagaaggagaag GCCCAGCCGCTGTccttggaggagctgctggctaAGAAGAAGGCTGAAGAGGAGGCAGAAGCCAAG CCCAAGTTCCTGTCCAAGGCGGAGCGGGAGGCCGAGGCCTtgcggcggcggcagcaggaggtggaggagcgTCAgcggctgctggaggaggagaggaagaagaggaagcagTTCCAGGAGATGGGGAGGAAGATGCTTG AAGACCCCCAGGAGCGTGAGCGCAGGGAGCGCCGGGAGCGAATGGAGCGGGAGACCAACGGCACAGAGGACGAGGAGGGCAGGCAGAAGATCCGGGAGGAGAAAGACAAGAGCAAAGAGCTCCATGCCATCAAG GAGCGTTACCTGGGAGGAGTGAAGAAGCGGAGACGTACGCGGCACCTGAACGACCGCAAGTTCGTCTTCGAGTGGGATGCGTCGGAAGACACCTCCATTGACTACAACCCCCT GTACAAGGAGCGACACCAAGTGCAGCTGCTGGGCCGGGGCTTCATCGCAGGGATTGACCTGAAGCAGCAGAAACGGGAACAGTCGCGCTTCTATGGGGACTTGATGGAGAAGAGGCGGAcgctggaggagaaggagcaggagga gGCTCGGCTGCGGAAGCTGCGGAAGAAGGAGGCCAAGCAGCGCTGGGACGACCGGCACTGGTCCCAGAAAAAACTCGATGAGATGACAGACAGGGACTGGCGCATATTCCGCGAGGACTACAGCATCACCACCAAGGGGGGCAAGATCCCCAACCCCATCCGCTCCTGGAAGGactcctccctgcccccccacaTCCTGGAGGTCATCGATAAGTGTGGCTACAAG GAGCCCACCCCCATCCAGCGCCAGGCGATCCCCATCGGCCTGCAGAACCGTGACATCATCGGCGTGGCCGAGACCGGTAGCGGTAAAACGGCGGCTTTCCTCATCCCGCTGCTGGTGTGGATCACCACCCTGCCCAAGATCGATCg GATTGAAGAATCGGACCAGGGTCCCTACGCCATCATCCTGGCCCCCACCCGTGAGCTGGCCCAGCAGATTGAGGAGGAAACCATCAAATTCGGGAAGCCTCTGGGCATCCGCACGGTGGCCGTGATCGGAGGCATCTCCCGCGAGGACCAAGGCTTCCGCCTTCGCATGGGCTGCGAG ATCGTCATTGCCACACCAGGCCGTCTCATCGACGTGCTGGAGAACCGGTACCTAGTGCTGAGCCGCTGCACCTACGTAGTGCTGGATGAGGCAGATCGCATGATCGACATGGGCTTTGAGCCTGATGTGCAGAAGATCCTGGAGCACATGCCCGTCACCAACCAAAAACCCGACACCGACGAGGCTGAGGACCCCGAGAAGATGTTGGCCAACTTCGAGTCGGGGAAGCACAAGTACAGAcag ACCGTCATGTTCACGGCCACCATGCCGCCAGCGGTGGAGCGCCTGGCCCGCAGCTACCTCCGTCGTCCGGCCGTGGTCTACATCGGCTCCGCCGGCAAACCCCATGAGCGGGTGGAGCAGAAGGTCTTCCTCATGTCGGAGTCGGAGAAGAG GAAGAAGCTGTTGGCCATCCTGGAACAGGGCTTCGACCCACCCATCATCATCTTCGTCAACCAGAAGAAGGGCTGCGACGTGCTGGCAAAGTCCCTGGAGAAGATGGGG TACAACGCCTGCACCCTGCACGGTGGCAAAGGCCAGGAGCAGCGGGAGTTCGCCCTCTCCAACCTGAAGGCCGGAGCCAAGGACATCCTGGTGGCCACCGACGTGGCAGGACGCGGCATCGACATCCACGACGTCTCCATGGTCGTCAACTACGACATGGCCAAGAACATCGAGG ATTACATCCACCGCATCGGGCGGACGGGCCGAGCGGGGAAGAGCGGCGTAGCCATCACCTTCCTCACCAAGGAGGATTCCACCGTTTTCTACGACCTGAAGCAAGCCATCCTGGAGAGCCCGGTCTCATCCTGCCCACCCGAGCTGGCCAACCACCCCGACGCTCAGCACAAACCCGGCACCATCCTCACCAAGAAGCGGCGGGAGGAAACCATCTTCGCCTGA